A section of the Veillonella criceti genome encodes:
- a CDS encoding replication-associated recombination protein A, with protein MDSLFAEYEPKRFEPLAVRLRPTSLDHFYGQEKAVGKGSFLRAMIEKDTIPSLLFYGPSGTGKTTLAGIIAAMTHSQFVVLNATNAGIGELRTIIDTARKTIQNLQQRTILFLDEIHRFNKSQQDVLLPCVEDGTIILIGATTENPFFEVNRPLLSRLRLITLETLTPEAIVKVLQRALTDEEKGLGKQQYKATPEVLREVGMFVNGDARMALNILEQASAMIEPGGELTLTVLEGVVGRRIYSYDKKGDNHYDTISAFIKSMRGSDPQAAVYYLARMIEAGEDPNFIARRIVICAAEDVGLADPQALVVANAAAQAAHLVGFPEAQIILSEAVLYVALAPKSNSAYMAIAAATSDVRHYEHGEVPAHLRDTHYSGASKLGHGVTYKYAHDYPNGYVKQQYLPTALKDRVYYKGIDRGCEKELLAHWSERTGGKTSKK; from the coding sequence ATGGATAGTTTATTTGCTGAATATGAGCCCAAACGTTTTGAGCCTTTGGCTGTTCGCCTTAGACCAACATCCTTAGATCATTTTTATGGTCAAGAAAAGGCCGTTGGTAAGGGTAGCTTCTTACGGGCTATGATTGAAAAGGATACGATTCCGTCACTATTATTTTATGGTCCTTCTGGCACAGGGAAAACGACCTTGGCAGGTATTATTGCGGCTATGACACATAGTCAGTTTGTCGTTCTCAATGCGACAAATGCAGGCATTGGGGAGCTTAGGACGATTATAGATACAGCACGGAAGACTATTCAAAATTTACAACAACGGACGATCTTATTCCTTGATGAAATTCACCGCTTTAATAAAAGTCAACAAGATGTCTTATTACCTTGTGTAGAAGATGGTACGATTATATTAATTGGTGCCACTACAGAGAACCCTTTCTTTGAAGTCAATCGGCCATTGTTATCACGGCTTCGCTTGATAACGCTTGAAACATTGACACCAGAGGCCATTGTGAAGGTATTGCAGCGAGCATTGACTGATGAAGAGAAAGGGTTAGGCAAACAGCAGTATAAAGCAACACCAGAAGTACTTCGTGAAGTAGGCATGTTTGTGAATGGCGATGCTCGCATGGCGCTAAATATATTAGAGCAGGCCAGCGCTATGATTGAACCAGGTGGGGAATTAACTCTTACTGTGCTAGAGGGCGTTGTGGGGCGACGGATTTATAGCTATGATAAGAAAGGGGACAATCATTACGACACGATTTCTGCTTTTATTAAAAGTATGCGTGGTTCTGATCCGCAAGCGGCTGTTTATTATTTAGCCCGTATGATTGAAGCTGGGGAAGATCCCAATTTTATAGCTCGCCGTATTGTAATTTGTGCTGCTGAAGATGTAGGTCTAGCAGATCCACAGGCCTTAGTAGTGGCCAATGCAGCTGCGCAAGCCGCCCATTTAGTGGGATTTCCGGAAGCGCAGATTATTTTATCAGAAGCTGTGTTATATGTAGCTTTGGCGCCTAAAAGTAATAGTGCTTACATGGCTATTGCAGCCGCTACCAGCGATGTGCGTCATTATGAACATGGTGAAGTACCGGCCCATTTACGAGATACGCATTATAGTGGCGCTAGTAAATTGGGACATGGTGTTACCTATAAATATGCTCATGATTATCCGAATGGTTATGTAAAACAACAGTACCTACCAACAGCCTTAAAAGATAGAGTGTATTATAAAGGAATTGACCGTGGTTGTGAAAAAGAATTGTTAGCCCATTGGAGCGAACGTACAGGCGGTAAAACTTCTAAAAAGTAG
- the aspS gene encoding aspartate--tRNA ligase has protein sequence METMQGLHRTHGCGTISEEQVGKEVVLCGWVERRRDHGGLIFIDLRDRSGVVQIVASPDHNLESFHKAEDVRSEYVLCVRGKITERDAEAINPNLATGRYEMYCEELRVLNASKTPPFYIQDNIDVDENIRLKYRYLDLRRPEMQRNLILRHRVTKAMRDFLDSRDFLEIETPMLTKSTPEGARDYLVPSRVNAGTFYALPQSPQIFKQILMVAGYEKYFQIARCFRDEDLRADRQPEFTQLDLEMSFIDQEQILATLEGLIQHVFKVAMDIDVPVPMPRITWDEAMDKYGSDKPDLRFGMEFTDVTDLVRTTEFKVFRSVIDNGGVVKGIVVPGDAGIPRRELDDLVTYVNQYGAKGLAWACFNEDGTIKSQIMKFLGEDTIRAIGEKMQAKPGDLVLMIADKPAVVAKALGELRLEMGRRMNLIDEDQLAFTWVTDFPMFEYDEEEKRYVAMHHPFTSPREADMDKLESDPASVKAIAYDMVLNGVEIGGGSLRIYQSDVQEKVFKAIGLSEEESRSKFGFMLDAFQFGAPPHGGCAFGLDRLVMLMAKRQSIRDVIAFPKTQSAADLMSQAPSTVAPKQLRELHIKTNTEKEKLV, from the coding sequence ATGGAAACAATGCAAGGATTGCACCGTACCCATGGATGCGGTACTATCAGCGAAGAACAAGTAGGTAAGGAGGTTGTTCTTTGTGGTTGGGTAGAACGCCGTCGTGACCATGGCGGGTTAATCTTTATTGATTTGCGTGACCGTTCTGGCGTGGTTCAGATCGTAGCGTCTCCAGATCATAATTTAGAATCATTCCACAAAGCAGAAGATGTACGTAGTGAATATGTACTTTGTGTGCGTGGTAAAATTACGGAACGTGATGCAGAAGCGATTAATCCGAACTTGGCAACCGGTCGTTATGAAATGTACTGCGAAGAACTTCGTGTATTAAATGCATCTAAAACACCGCCTTTCTACATTCAAGATAATATTGATGTAGATGAAAATATTCGCTTGAAATATCGTTATTTGGACCTTCGTCGTCCTGAAATGCAACGCAATCTAATTTTGCGCCATCGCGTAACGAAAGCTATGCGAGATTTCTTAGATTCTCGTGACTTCCTTGAAATTGAAACTCCAATGCTCACGAAGAGCACACCAGAAGGGGCGCGTGACTATTTAGTACCATCGCGTGTTAATGCCGGTACTTTTTATGCATTGCCTCAATCTCCTCAGATTTTTAAACAAATCTTGATGGTAGCTGGTTATGAAAAATACTTCCAAATTGCTCGTTGCTTCCGTGATGAAGACTTACGTGCTGACCGTCAACCTGAATTTACACAGCTTGACTTGGAAATGAGCTTTATTGATCAGGAACAAATTTTAGCTACCTTAGAAGGCTTGATTCAGCATGTATTTAAAGTGGCCATGGATATTGATGTGCCAGTACCAATGCCTCGGATTACTTGGGATGAAGCAATGGATAAATATGGTTCTGATAAACCAGATTTACGCTTTGGTATGGAATTTACCGATGTAACGGACTTAGTTCGTACGACTGAATTTAAAGTATTCCGTTCCGTTATCGACAATGGTGGTGTCGTTAAAGGTATCGTAGTGCCTGGTGATGCAGGGATTCCTCGTCGTGAATTAGACGATTTAGTAACCTATGTAAATCAATATGGTGCTAAAGGTCTTGCTTGGGCTTGCTTCAATGAAGATGGTACGATTAAATCTCAGATTATGAAATTCTTAGGGGAAGATACAATTCGTGCTATTGGTGAAAAAATGCAGGCTAAACCTGGTGATTTAGTGCTTATGATTGCTGATAAACCAGCCGTTGTAGCGAAAGCCTTAGGTGAACTTCGTCTTGAAATGGGTCGTCGCATGAACCTTATTGACGAAGATCAATTAGCCTTTACTTGGGTTACAGACTTCCCAATGTTTGAATATGACGAAGAAGAAAAACGATATGTAGCTATGCACCATCCATTCACATCGCCTCGTGAAGCAGATATGGATAAATTAGAATCTGATCCAGCATCTGTTAAAGCCATTGCTTATGATATGGTACTTAACGGGGTTGAAATCGGTGGCGGTAGTCTTCGTATTTATCAATCCGATGTACAGGAAAAAGTATTTAAAGCGATTGGTCTTTCCGAAGAAGAAAGTCGTAGCAAATTTGGATTTATGTTGGATGCGTTCCAATTTGGGGCTCCGCCACATGGTGGCTGTGCCTTTGGTCTTGACCGTTTAGTTATGCTTATGGCGAAACGTCAATCAATTCGTGACGTAATTGCGTTCCCTAAAACGCAAAGTGCAGCTGACCTTATGAGTCAAGCACCTTCCACAGTGGCACCTAAACAGCTTCGGGAACTTCACATTAAAACAAATACCGAAAAAGAAAAATTAGTATAA